A single genomic interval of Natranaerovirga pectinivora harbors:
- a CDS encoding Dabb family protein: MIKHIVMFKFKEEDKVEHLIKAKEMLEALKDRIDVIKFIEVKFNSQLADENNFDLILDSEFESMEDLNAYQVHEDHQEVVTFIRGVVEGRACIDYEK, from the coding sequence ATGATCAAACATATTGTAATGTTTAAGTTTAAGGAAGAGGATAAGGTTGAGCATTTGATTAAGGCTAAGGAGATGCTTGAGGCACTTAAAGATAGGATTGATGTAATTAAGTTTATTGAGGTGAAGTTTAATTCTCAATTGGCAGATGAGAACAATTTTGATTTGATTTTGGATTCTGAGTTTGAGAGTATGGAAGATCTTAATGCTTATCAAGTCCATGAAGATCATCAAGAGGTTGTTACTTTTATAAGAGGTGTTGTAGAAGGTAGAGCTTGTATTGACTATGAAAAGTAA
- a CDS encoding ECF transporter S component encodes MKTKKMVTLGMLLGITAILGFTPIGFIQIPPVSITLLHIPTIIAAVLLGPVSGIVVGFGMGFISFVRAIGAAGFDVLFIDPRVSIIPRVLIPITTYYGYILIRKLTKSEKLSITFGAIVGTLTNTVGVLSMLFFLYAQRIIDINGVDVLVRNIIIGAISVNIVVEVIAAAIIATPIAVVLKKVGD; translated from the coding sequence ATGAAAACTAAAAAAATGGTTACTTTAGGTATGTTACTTGGTATTACGGCGATTTTGGGGTTCACCCCTATAGGATTTATACAGATACCACCTGTTAGTATTACTTTATTGCATATTCCTACTATTATTGCAGCAGTCTTATTAGGACCTGTTAGCGGTATTGTAGTAGGTTTTGGAATGGGTTTTATTTCTTTTGTAAGAGCAATTGGAGCAGCTGGATTTGATGTGCTTTTTATCGACCCAAGAGTTTCTATTATACCTAGAGTGCTTATTCCTATTACAACCTATTATGGTTATATATTAATTCGTAAACTCACAAAAAGTGAAAAGTTATCTATTACATTTGGCGCTATAGTTGGAACACTAACGAATACAGTGGGTGTTTTAAGCATGCTTTTTTTTCTGTATGCTCAAAGAATCATTGATATTAATGGTGTTGATGTATTGGTAAGGAATATAATTATAGGAGCTATTTCTGTTAATATTGTTGTAGAGGTTATTGCGGCTGCAATAATTGCAACACCTATAGCTGTGGTGCTAAAGAAAGTAGGGGATTAA
- a CDS encoding DUF6145 family protein gives MYEEDRVILCVSNSYEKRYFLNEDFESLPELVKAELKAFSVLFTEDVGGIFVIGFNEDGELFFEVQADEGDILYDEIGSHLKIKQIQKEKQELLEALESYFRTFFM, from the coding sequence ATGTATGAAGAGGATAGAGTAATCTTATGTGTTTCAAATTCTTATGAGAAGAGGTATTTTTTGAATGAGGATTTTGAGAGTTTGCCAGAGTTGGTGAAGGCTGAACTTAAGGCGTTTTCTGTTTTGTTTACTGAAGATGTTGGTGGTATTTTTGTTATTGGGTTTAATGAAGATGGTGAATTGTTTTTTGAGGTTCAGGCTGATGAAGGAGATATTCTTTATGATGAAATAGGGAGTCATTTGAAGATTAAGCAGATTCAGAAGGAGAAGCAGGAATTGTTGGAGGCATTGGAGAGTTATTTTCGGACTTTTTTTATGTAG
- a CDS encoding biotin--[acetyl-CoA-carboxylase] ligase, with protein MKSKILEFLKTNEGYISGQELSDILGVSRTSIWKVINQLKAEGYGIESVSNKGYRLIDSPDILSKAEIQYDLKTTVLGKEIIVYNQVDSTNKQAKKLAIDGEKHGTVILAEEQLEGKGRRGRLWKSPPNKGIWLSIILRPDLHPSKASMLTLIAGLAVVHTINRYTKNQAFIKWPNDIIINEKKVSGTLTEMSSELDVINYVVVGIGVNVNTTDFDDEIKEIATSLANEEGKSFERALLVKGILESFEKFYDQFMVDKDLSHLINEYEDNCINVDKTVRVILDGQEKIGKAIGITKMGELRFVQASGEEMILNSGEVSVRGLNGYV; from the coding sequence ATGAAGAGTAAAATCCTTGAATTTTTAAAAACCAATGAAGGATACATATCAGGGCAAGAATTAAGTGATATATTAGGTGTGTCTAGAACATCCATATGGAAAGTTATTAATCAATTGAAGGCAGAAGGCTATGGAATTGAATCTGTTTCCAATAAAGGATATCGACTAATAGATTCCCCTGATATTTTATCCAAGGCAGAAATCCAGTATGACTTAAAAACAACAGTTTTAGGTAAAGAGATTATTGTATATAATCAAGTTGATTCAACAAACAAACAAGCAAAAAAGTTAGCTATTGATGGCGAAAAACACGGAACAGTGATTTTAGCTGAGGAGCAATTGGAAGGTAAGGGTAGAAGAGGAAGGCTGTGGAAATCACCTCCTAACAAGGGGATATGGCTCTCTATAATTTTGAGACCGGATTTGCACCCTAGTAAAGCATCTATGCTTACATTAATCGCAGGATTAGCCGTGGTTCATACCATAAATAGATATACTAAAAATCAAGCTTTTATAAAATGGCCTAATGATATTATTATAAATGAGAAAAAAGTATCTGGTACTTTAACAGAAATGAGCTCAGAATTAGATGTCATTAATTATGTTGTTGTGGGCATTGGGGTCAATGTTAATACCACTGACTTTGATGATGAGATTAAAGAGATTGCAACGTCTTTGGCCAATGAAGAAGGTAAGAGTTTTGAAAGAGCTTTATTGGTAAAGGGGATTTTAGAGTCTTTTGAAAAGTTTTATGATCAGTTTATGGTGGACAAGGATTTAAGTCATCTTATTAATGAGTATGAAGATAATTGTATTAATGTTGATAAAACCGTTAGAGTTATTCTGGATGGACAAGAAAAAATTGGTAAGGCTATAGGTATAACAAAGATGGGTGAATTAAGATTTGTACAAGCATCAGGAGAAGAGATGATTCTTAATTCTGGTGAAGTCTCTGTTAGAGGACTAAATGGTTATGTATAG
- a CDS encoding RNA degradosome polyphosphate kinase, which translates to MERINFDNTLNYENRELSWIEFNQRVLDEAKNHENPIFERIKFLAIVSSNLDEFFMIRVASLKEQVKAGYIKADFSGLTSKMQLKKISQRVHTLVDSQYEEYNKNIIPILEKEGIVFLNMHKLSKNQQEFVQEYFEEILYPVLTPMAVDSSRPFPLINNKSLNIAALIKKENEEMFATVQVPSVLPRFVEIPSENKSKQFILLEEIIKHNINKLFLGHNVISATTYRITRNSDLSIDEEEAQDLLREIEESVKKRKFGDALRLEVSSDMDNRLIDILLESLDIHNKDIFLIDGPLDLTFLIKVFGLNGYEHLKYEEYKPQKPKSLFGKEDIFEAIKEKDILFHHPYESFEPIIDFIKTAAKDPNVLAIKQTLYRVSGDSPIIKALARAAEAGKQVTVLVELKARFDEENNIQWAKKLEQSGCHVIYGLVGLKTHCKITLVVRLESKGIKRYVHLGTGNYNDITAKLYTDLGILTCNDEIGADASVVFNALSGYSEPPSFKKMVMAPNGLREKFIKLIDKEIEHVKSGKKGKIIIKMNSLCDYDIIRKLYVASHNGVEVELIIRGICSLIPGIKGISDRITVRSIVGKYLEHSRIFYFYDDGNEQLFLSSADLMPRNLNRRVELLFPISDKENKKRVIKILEILLKDNKKAKIKKSDGKYQKIDIKNNDVINAQDYFCELAVKRKDNYVKEREKSVFIPIHPK; encoded by the coding sequence ATGGAAAGGATTAACTTTGACAATACATTAAACTATGAAAATAGAGAGTTAAGTTGGATAGAATTTAATCAAAGAGTATTAGATGAAGCTAAAAATCACGAAAATCCGATTTTTGAAAGAATAAAATTTTTAGCAATTGTATCCTCTAATTTAGATGAATTTTTTATGATTAGAGTTGCATCCTTAAAAGAACAAGTTAAAGCAGGGTATATTAAGGCTGATTTTTCAGGATTAACATCTAAGATGCAATTGAAAAAAATATCACAACGGGTACATACATTGGTTGACAGTCAATATGAAGAGTATAACAAAAACATCATACCAATACTGGAAAAAGAAGGCATTGTGTTTTTGAATATGCATAAATTGTCTAAAAACCAACAAGAATTTGTACAAGAGTACTTTGAAGAGATATTATACCCTGTTTTGACACCAATGGCAGTGGATTCTAGTAGACCATTTCCTTTAATTAATAATAAAAGTTTAAATATAGCAGCCCTTATTAAAAAAGAAAATGAAGAAATGTTTGCAACGGTTCAAGTGCCATCTGTTTTGCCAAGGTTTGTTGAAATACCATCTGAAAACAAATCAAAACAATTTATCCTGTTAGAAGAAATTATTAAACATAATATAAACAAACTATTTTTAGGTCACAATGTCATTAGTGCCACTACCTATAGAATTACAAGAAATAGTGACTTATCAATAGATGAGGAAGAGGCCCAAGACTTACTAAGAGAAATTGAAGAGTCTGTGAAGAAAAGAAAGTTTGGAGATGCATTAAGATTAGAAGTTTCTTCAGATATGGATAATAGATTAATCGATATACTCTTAGAATCATTAGATATTCATAATAAAGATATATTCTTAATTGATGGGCCCTTGGATTTAACATTTTTGATAAAGGTCTTTGGATTAAATGGTTATGAACACTTAAAATACGAAGAATATAAGCCCCAAAAACCTAAGTCCTTATTTGGAAAAGAAGATATTTTTGAGGCCATAAAAGAAAAAGATATTTTATTTCACCATCCTTATGAAAGCTTTGAACCAATTATTGATTTTATTAAAACAGCAGCTAAAGACCCTAATGTTCTTGCGATAAAACAAACTTTATACAGAGTAAGTGGAGATTCACCTATTATTAAAGCATTGGCAAGAGCAGCAGAAGCAGGCAAGCAAGTGACAGTACTTGTTGAATTAAAGGCTAGGTTTGATGAAGAAAATAATATACAGTGGGCAAAAAAATTAGAACAATCGGGTTGTCATGTTATTTATGGACTTGTTGGTCTGAAAACCCACTGCAAAATTACTTTGGTGGTAAGACTTGAATCAAAGGGAATAAAAAGATATGTCCACCTAGGGACGGGAAATTATAATGATATTACAGCTAAACTTTATACAGATTTGGGAATATTAACATGTAACGATGAAATTGGTGCTGATGCATCTGTAGTGTTTAATGCGCTATCAGGTTATTCTGAACCCCCTAGCTTTAAAAAAATGGTTATGGCACCTAATGGTTTAAGAGAAAAATTTATTAAACTAATTGATAAAGAAATAGAACATGTAAAGTCTGGGAAAAAAGGAAAAATTATTATAAAAATGAATTCATTATGTGATTATGATATTATAAGAAAATTATATGTAGCATCTCATAATGGTGTTGAAGTGGAACTCATTATCAGGGGAATATGTAGTTTAATTCCTGGTATTAAGGGGATTAGCGATAGAATTACAGTGAGAAGCATTGTTGGGAAGTATTTAGAACACAGCAGAATATTTTACTTTTATGATGATGGAAATGAACAGTTATTTTTGTCCAGTGCGGACTTAATGCCAAGAAACCTTAATAGAAGAGTAGAATTGTTATTTCCTATAAGTGACAAAGAAAACAAAAAACGCGTGATAAAAATTTTAGAAATATTATTAAAAGATAATAAAAAAGCTAAAATTAAGAAATCAGATGGCAAATACCAAAAAATAGACATAAAAAATAATGATGTCATTAATGCTCAAGATTATTTTTGTGAATTAGCAGTGAAAAGAAAAGATAATTATGTAAAAGAAAGGGAAAAATCTGTTTTTATACCAATTCATCCAAAATAA
- a CDS encoding type III pantothenate kinase, with translation MLLVMDIGNTNITIGTYKGKELIGSWRMTTKLQRTSDEYGLFICNLLKHRDIEISDIKDVIISSVVPNIMYSFVNAIKKYFKTEPLIIGPGIKTGIKINTENPKEVGADRIVDIVAAYELYGGPAIVIDFGTATTYDVVTEDGSFIAAITSPGIKISANALWQGAAKLPEIEIKKPQSILARDTITSMQAGLVYGYIGQVEYIIKKIKEELDLPGIKVISTGGLAKIIFDETDSIEINNPMLTLEGLRIIYEKNT, from the coding sequence ATGTTACTTGTAATGGATATTGGAAATACCAATATTACAATAGGAACATACAAAGGTAAAGAGTTAATTGGAAGCTGGAGAATGACCACAAAATTACAAAGAACATCTGATGAGTATGGTTTGTTTATTTGTAATTTATTAAAACATAGAGATATTGAAATAAGCGATATAAAGGATGTTATTATTTCTTCTGTAGTGCCTAACATAATGTATTCTTTTGTAAATGCTATTAAGAAGTATTTTAAAACGGAGCCTTTGATTATTGGTCCTGGCATAAAAACAGGTATAAAAATTAATACTGAGAATCCTAAGGAAGTTGGAGCAGATAGAATTGTTGATATTGTAGCAGCTTATGAATTATATGGTGGACCTGCAATTGTAATAGATTTTGGTACGGCTACAACCTATGATGTGGTAACTGAAGATGGTAGTTTTATTGCAGCAATCACATCCCCTGGAATAAAAATATCTGCTAATGCACTTTGGCAAGGAGCTGCCAAGTTGCCAGAGATTGAAATAAAAAAACCACAGTCCATACTTGCTAGAGACACAATAACCAGTATGCAAGCAGGATTGGTTTATGGGTATATTGGACAAGTAGAATATATTATCAAAAAGATAAAAGAAGAATTAGATTTACCAGGTATAAAAGTTATTTCTACTGGTGGGTTGGCAAAGATTATTTTTGATGAAACAGATTCTATTGAGATTAATAATCCTATGCTTACCCTTGAAGGACTAAGGATTATTTACGAGAAAAATACCTAG
- the argF gene encoding ornithine carbamoyltransferase has translation MDLKGRSLLTLKDYTKEEIEYLIDLAIELKENKKKGILGDRLKNKNIALIFEKPSTRTRCAFTVACVDEGGHPEYLGKNDIQLGHKESVEDTARVLGRLFDGIQFRGFSQDTVAKLAQYSGVPVWNGLTDLYHPTQVLADLMTLKENFNTLEGLKLVYIGDGRNNMANSLMIGAAKLGINFTIIAPESLWPEKELVDQCEVYGKETGCKIVVSDNVDEVNGADAIYTDVWISMGEEDKAKERIEMLKPYQVNSEIMGKTGKDNSIFMHCLPAVKGYEVTEEVFEGKNSVVFDEAENRMHTIKAVMVATAGEK, from the coding sequence ATGGATTTAAAAGGAAGAAGTTTATTGACACTGAAAGATTATACAAAAGAGGAAATAGAATACTTAATAGATCTGGCAATTGAATTAAAAGAGAATAAGAAAAAAGGGATATTAGGAGATCGTCTAAAAAACAAAAACATCGCTTTGATTTTTGAAAAACCATCTACAAGAACACGTTGCGCATTCACTGTTGCTTGCGTTGATGAAGGTGGACACCCTGAATATTTAGGAAAAAATGATATTCAATTAGGTCATAAAGAAAGTGTTGAAGATACGGCAAGAGTATTAGGTAGATTGTTTGATGGCATTCAGTTTAGAGGTTTTTCTCAAGATACAGTAGCAAAATTAGCCCAGTACAGCGGTGTGCCTGTGTGGAATGGTTTAACAGATTTATACCATCCAACTCAAGTATTAGCGGACTTAATGACTCTTAAAGAGAATTTTAATACATTAGAAGGATTAAAATTAGTTTATATAGGCGATGGAAGAAATAATATGGCCAATAGTCTTATGATTGGTGCAGCAAAACTAGGGATTAACTTTACAATAATTGCTCCAGAATCTTTATGGCCAGAAAAAGAACTTGTTGATCAATGTGAAGTTTATGGTAAAGAAACAGGTTGTAAAATTGTGGTAAGTGATAATGTAGATGAAGTGAATGGTGCAGATGCCATTTATACAGATGTATGGATTTCTATGGGTGAAGAAGATAAAGCGAAAGAAAGAATTGAGATGTTAAAACCATACCAAGTGAACTCTGAAATAATGGGTAAAACAGGTAAAGACAATTCTATTTTTATGCATTGCTTGCCAGCTGTAAAAGGGTATGAAGTAACAGAAGAGGTTTTTGAAGGTAAAAATTCCGTTGTCTTTGATGAAGCAGAAAATAGAATGCATACAATAAAAGCAGTTATGGTTGCAACAGCAGGAGAAAAGTAA